One region of Thalassophryne amazonica chromosome 16, fThaAma1.1, whole genome shotgun sequence genomic DNA includes:
- the LOC117528789 gene encoding small integral membrane protein 10-like protein 2A, with translation MAALSYLMDLFLDYVVPPYGVFSQKLTRTLLTFFDLAWRLRIRFPYTYLVASMMFNVRLQVHIEIH, from the exons ATGGCGGCTCTGTCTTATTTAATGGACCTGTTTTTGGACTACGTCGTTCCGCCTTACGGAGTGTTTTCACAAAAACTGACGAGGACTTTGTTGACATTTTTCGATCTGGCCTGGCGGCTGAGGATCAGATTCCCCTACACCTACCTCGTCGCTTCGATGATGTTTAACGTCAGATTACAG GTCCATATTGAAATCCACTGA